The Astyanax mexicanus isolate ESR-SI-001 chromosome 12, AstMex3_surface, whole genome shotgun sequence genome window below encodes:
- the tmem81 gene encoding transmembrane protein 81 translates to MAMTLLLVALSWTLLHSRCQCNTLNSVDLETPDSMKTWVITRSSPCSTTCGLGLRIQELCPLEADKVSGTGCQVRQVQCLDSWQCGLQTQTAAVGQRLELGCLEEVMETMGLFAFVVTWRYARGIITTDDSLFVRYDVPGLDKVVLDPVKEKDAGTYRCDVQDTSYHRVKRMYKGVKVLSPHVFSLDFTQGLRQWEKPHSLWPNVTLVTGKLYPTSTVLKTVLVSLAISFSIAVITFLGLLTFSYWKKKSKSSTTSPKPLENQL, encoded by the coding sequence ATGGCTATGACGCTCCTGTTGGTGGCACTGTCCTGGACATTACTTCATTCCCGCTGCCAGTGTAACACTCTAAACAGTGTAGATCTGGAGACACCAGACTCCATGAAAACCTGGGTCATCACCCGCAGCTCTCCCTGCAGCACCACGTGTGGCCTGGGCCTCCGCATCCAGGAGCTCTGCCCTCTGGAAGCAGACAAGGTCAGCGGTACAGGCTGCCAGGTCCGCCAAGTCCAGTGCCTGGACAGCTGGCAGTGTGGTCTTCAGACTCAAACTGCTGCAGTGGGACAGCGCCTGGAGCTGGGCTGTCTGGAGGAAGTCATGGAGACCATGGGTTTATTCGCGTTTGTGGTGACTTGGCGTTACGCTCGAGGCATCATTACTACAGATGATAGCTTGTTCGTTAGATATGACGTCCCAGGACTGGACAAAGTGGTCCTGGACCCTGTAAAAGAGAAGGATGCTGGGACGTACCGCTGTGACGTGCAGGACACCTCCTACCACAGAGTGAAGAGGATGTATAAAGGAGTGAAGGTTTTATCTCCACACGTCTTCAGCTTGGACTTCACTCAGGGATTGAGACAGTGGGAGAAACCCCACAGCCTGTGGCCAAATGTAACTCTGGTCACTGGGAAACTGTACCCCACCAGTACTGTCCTGAAAACAGTGCTAGTCAGCTTGGCCATATCCTTCAGCATAGCTGTGATCACCTTCCTTGGACTCCTGACTTTTTCTTACTGGAAAAAAAAGTCAAAGAGCAGCACAACTTCACCTAAACCTTTAGAAAACCAACTCTGA